The Vidua chalybeata isolate OUT-0048 chromosome 21, bVidCha1 merged haplotype, whole genome shotgun sequence genome contains a region encoding:
- the ENTR1 gene encoding endosome-associated-trafficking regulator 1: MAAEPLPVAEPLPGDPAEPNPFSFREFVRSKSRGGDTQAAWPGPVVPPLPAVPAESGDEQDEDEEEEEEWSESYQPLAVEQAHLGSAGSSAAPLGAAPGPARAPPRQPSYEQLKEENAILRSKINKLQILSETQADKVRKLEKKLEETKIKEEKEAQDLEAMVQHVEQNLQLMTKRAAKAESSAAKLRQENAQLQAELRNCRLEKEALRAGQAGLAAARQNAEVALQHLLRVTTSSRASIRQLLSGAESLQLVADLLKSIDRISEVSEDGH; encoded by the exons ATGGCGGCGGAGCCGCTGCCGGTGGCGGAGCCGCTGCCGGGGGACCCGGCCGAGCCCAACCCCTTCTCCTTCCGCGAGTTCGTCCGCTCCAAGTCCCGCGGCGGGGACACACAG GCGGCTTGGCCCGGGCCCGTCGTGCCCCCGCTGCCCGCAGTGCCCGCAGAGTCGGGGGACGAGCAGGACGAGGAcgaagaggaggaggaggaatggagCGAGAGCTACCAGCCGCTGGCCGTGGAGCAGGCCCACCTGGGCAGCGCCGGCAGCAGCGCGGCCCCGCTCGGAgccgccccgggcccggcccgggctCCCCCGCGGCAGCCGAGCTACGAGCAG ctaaaagAAGAGAATGCTATTCTGAGAAGCAAGATCAATAAGCTTCAGATTCTGTCTGAAACTCAAGCAGACAA GGTGAGGAAGCTTGAGAAGAAGCTTGAGGAAACcaaaatcaaagaagaaaaggaagcacaGGATTTGGAAGCAATGGTGCAGCACGTGGAGCAGAATCTGCAGCTGATGACT AAACGGGCTGCCAAAGCTGAGAGCAGCGCTGCCAAACTGAGGCAGGAGAATGCACAGCTCCAG GCGGAGCTGAGGAATTGCCGGCTGGAGAAGGAGGCGCTGCGGGCGGGCCAGGCGGGACTGGCCGCGGCCAGGCAGAACGCGGAGGTGGCGCTGCAGCACCTGCTGCGGGTCACAACCAGCTCCCGAGCATCCATCAG gcagctgctctctggAGCAGAATCCCTGCAGCTCGTGGCTGATCTCCTGAAATCCATAGACAGAATCTCTGAGGTGTCAGAGGATGGACACTGA
- the PMPCA gene encoding mitochondrial-processing peptidase subunit alpha, whose product MAAAMAWLRRGACGPARRCGLAAGRSYSGGGAYPSVSLTCPLPGVPKAVFAAAESRERFETRVTVLENGLRVASQNKFGQFCTVGVLVNSGSRHEAKYLSGISHFLEKLAFSSTAQFGSKDEILLTLEKHGGICDCQASRDTIMYAVSADARGLDTVVNLLADVTFQPRLSDEEIEMTRMAIRFELEDLNMRPDPEPLLTEMIHAAAFRDNTVGLNRFCPVENTDKIDRDVLHSYLSSYYTPDRMVLAGVGMEHEHLVECARKYLLGVEPVWGSGQGRAVDRSVAQYTGGIIKVEKDMSDVSLGPTPIPELTHIMIGLESCSFLEDDFIPFAVLNMMMGGGGSFSAGGPGKGMFTRLYLNVLNRHHWMYNATSYHHSYEDTGLLCIHASADPKQVREMVEIITREFILMAGAVGEVELERAKTQLKSMLMMNLESRPVIFEDVGRQVLATNTRKLPHELCDLISQVKPSDIKRVVTKMLHKKPAVAALGDLTDLPTYEHIQAALSSKDGRLPRLYRLFR is encoded by the exons atggcggcggccaTGGCGTGGCTGCGGCGCGGCGCctgcggcccggcccggcg GTGCGGGCTGGCGGCCGGCCGGAGCtacagcggcggcggcgcgtACCCCAGCGTGTCGCTGACGTGCCCGCTGCCCGGCGTGCCCAAGGCCGTGTTCGCGGCGGCCGAGAGCCGGGAGCGCTTCGAGACGCGGGTGACGGTGCTGGAGAACGGGCTCCGCGTGGCGTCCCAGAACAAGTTCGGGCAGTTCTGCACCGTGGGCG TTCTGGTGAATTCGGGATCGAGACACGAAGCGAAATACCTCAGTGGTATCTCCCACTTCTTGGAAAAACTGGCGTTCTCT TCCACAGCTCAGTTTGGCAGCAAAGATGAAATTCTCCTCACCTTAGAGAAGCATGGAGGCATTTGTGACTGCCAGGCATCGAG GGACACCATCATGTACGCAGTGTCTGCTGATGCCAGAGGCCTGGACACCGTGGTCAACTTGCTGGCTGATGTAACCTTCCAGCCCAGGTTATCAG ATGAAGAAATTGAGATGACTCGAATGGCCATAAGGTTTGAGCTGGAGGATCTGAACATGAGACCTGACCCAGAGCCTCTCCTGACAGAAATGATCCATGCG GCAGCCTTCAGAGACAACACAGTGGGACTGAACAGGTTCTGCCCCGTGGAGAACACAGACAAAATCGACCGGGACGTGCTGCACTCCTACCTGAGCAGTTACTACACCCCAGACAGGATGGTGCTGGCTGGGGTGGGCATGGAGCACGAGCACCTGGTGGAGTGTGCCAGGAAATACCTGCTGGGGGTGGAGCCCGTgtggggctctgggcagggcagggccgtGGACAGGTCCGTGGCTCAGTACACCGGAGGCATCATCAAG GTTGAAAAAGACATGTCAGATGTGAGTCTGGGCCCTActcccatcccagagctcaccCACATCATGATTGGGTTAGAAAGCTGCTCGTTTTTA GAGGACGATTTCATTCCTTTTGCGGTGCTAAACATGATGATGGGAGGTGGTGGCTCTTTTTCAGCTGGAGGGCCTGGCAAGGGCATGTTCACCCGGCTGTACCTCAACGTGCTCAACAG GCACCACTGGATGTACAATGCCACCTCTTACCACCACAGCTATGAGGACACAGGTCTCCTGTGTATCCATGCCAGTGCAGATCCAAAGCAG GTTCGGGAGATGGTGGAAATCATCACCAGGGAATTCATCCTCAtggcaggagcagtgggagag GTAGAACTTGAGAGAGCAAAGACACAGCTCAAGTCCATGCTCATGATGAACCTGGAGTCTCGGCCAGTGATCTTTGAAGATGTGGGGAGGCAGGTTTTGGCAACAAACACAAGGAAGCTACCTCATGAGCTCTGTGACCTCATCA GCCAGGTGAAACCCAGTGATATCAAGAGGGTGGTGACTAAGATGCTGCACAAGAAGCCAGCAGTGGCTGCCCTGGGTGACCTGACAGATCTGCCCACGTACGAGCACATCCAGGCCGCCCTTTCCAGCAAGGACGGGCGGCTCCCGCGGCTCTACCGCCTCTTCCGATAG